The stretch of DNA GGTGCAGCGCTCGGTCGGCGAGTTCGTGCGGGTGCTGATCGAGGCAGTGGTGATCGTGCTGGCGGTGAGCTTTGTCTCGCTCGGGCTGCACACGCGGCCGCTGCGGCTCGATGTGCGCCCCGGGCTGGTGGTGGCGCTGACCATCCCGCTGGTGCTGGCGGTGACGTTCCTGTTCATGAACATCTTCGGCATCGGCCTGCACAAGATCTCGCTGGGCGCGCTGATCGTGGCGCTGGGGTTGCTGGTCGACGACGCCATCATCGCGGTCGAGATGATGGTGCGCAAGCTGGAAGAGGGCTTCTCCAAGATGGAGGCCGCCACCTTTGCCTATACCTCGACCGCGATGCCGATGCTGACCGGCACGCTGATCACCGCGGCCGGCTTCCTGCCGGTGGGACTGGCGCGTTCGACGGTGGGCGAGTACACCTTCGCCATCTTCGCGGTGACGGCGCTGGCGCTGGTGCTGTCGTGGCTGGCGGCGGTCTACTTCACACCTTACCTGGGCTACCTGCTGCTCAAGACCCGCGGCCCGGGCGCGGGCGAGGCCCACGAGGTCTTCGACACGCCGTTCTACGCGCGCTTCCGCCGGCTGGTGGACTGGTGCGTCACCTGGCGCAAGCTGGTGATCGCGATCACGCTGGTGGCGTTCGCGCTGGGCATCTACGCCTTCAAGTTCGTCGAGAAGCAGTTCTTCCCGGATTCCAGCCGCCCGGAACTGATGGTGGAGCTGTGGATGCCGGAGGGCACCAGCTTCGCCCAGATGGAGACCGAAGCCAAGCGCTTCGAGCAACGGATCGGCAAGGACCGCGACGTCGCCAGCCTGACCACTTTCGTCGGCACCGGCGCGCCGCGCTTCTACCTGCCGCTGGACCAGATCTTCCCGCAGTCCAACGTGGCGCAGGTGATCGTGATGCCGGCCAGCACCGAAGTGCGCGACGCGCTGCGCCGCCGCGTCATCCAGCTGCTCGATGCCGAGTTCCCGTACCTGCGCGGGCGCGTCAAGCTGCTGCCCAACGGGCCGCCGGTGGCCTATCCGGTGCAGTTCCGCGTGATCGGCCCGGACGCCGCCGCCGTGCGCCGGCTGGCTGACCAGGTCAAGGCCGAGATGCGCGCCAACCCCAACACCGTCGGCGTCAACGACAACTGGAACGAGAACGTCAAGATGCTGCGCCTGGAGATCGACCAGGACAAGGCGCGCGCGCTGGGCGTTACCACCCAGGCCATCGCCCGCGTCACGCAGACGGTGCTGAGCGGCGTGCCGGTGGGGCAATACCGCGACGGCGACAAGCTGATCGACATCCTGATGCGCACGCCGCGCAACGAGCGCGACGCAATCTCGGACCTGAACAACATGCTGGTGCCGACCAACACCGGCCGCGTGGTGCCGCTGACCCAGGTAGCACGCGTGACGCTGCGCGCCGAGCCCGGCGTGGTCTGGCGCGAAAACCGCGACTTCGGCGTGACCGTGCAGGCCGACGTGGTCGACGGCATCCAGGGCCCGACCGTCACCGCGCAGGTCAACCCGAAGCTGGACGCGCTGCGCGCGCAGCTGCCGCCGGGCTACCGCATCACCGTGGCGGGGGCGGAAGAAGAGAGCGGCAAGGCCGGGGCCTCGATCGCGGCGC from Cupriavidus taiwanensis encodes:
- a CDS encoding efflux RND transporter permease subunit, yielding MDHSRFNLSRWALEHQPLTRYLLVVLLLGGLLAFFQLGQDEDPPFTFRVMVVQAFWPGATAEQIAIQVTDKIERQLQEVPYADKIRSFSKPGETTVIFQLKDTSPAKETAQVWYTVRKKIGDIQQTLPAGVRGPFFNDEFGDVYGTIYALSADGFNYKELREYADLVRQELLRVPSVAKVSLIGLQDEKVYIEFNQARFAQLGLDINAIADQISQQNNLTGSGVLVTPSDNLQVRLSGQFASVADLENLVLRGPNGIANIRLGDIAHVYRGYVDPTQQRLRFNGKDVIGLGISMQKGGDIIELGKNLRSAFERLRGQLPVGIEMDQVQDQPEAVQRSVGEFVRVLIEAVVIVLAVSFVSLGLHTRPLRLDVRPGLVVALTIPLVLAVTFLFMNIFGIGLHKISLGALIVALGLLVDDAIIAVEMMVRKLEEGFSKMEAATFAYTSTAMPMLTGTLITAAGFLPVGLARSTVGEYTFAIFAVTALALVLSWLAAVYFTPYLGYLLLKTRGPGAGEAHEVFDTPFYARFRRLVDWCVTWRKLVIAITLVAFALGIYAFKFVEKQFFPDSSRPELMVELWMPEGTSFAQMETEAKRFEQRIGKDRDVASLTTFVGTGAPRFYLPLDQIFPQSNVAQVIVMPASTEVRDALRRRVIQLLDAEFPYLRGRVKLLPNGPPVAYPVQFRVIGPDAAAVRRLADQVKAEMRANPNTVGVNDNWNENVKMLRLEIDQDKARALGVTTQAIARVTQTVLSGVPVGQYRDGDKLIDILMRTPRNERDAISDLNNMLVPTNTGRVVPLTQVARVTLRAEPGVVWRENRDFGVTVQADVVDGIQGPTVTAQVNPKLDALRAQLPPGYRITVAGAEEESGKAGASIAAQLPLCIFIIFTLLMLQLHSFSRAAMVFLTGPLGLIGAAATLLLLRAPMGFVAQLGITALLGMIIRNSVILVDQIEQDIRAGVPQWTAIVEAAVRRFRPIILTAAAAVLAMIPLSRSMFWGPMAVAIMGGLIIATVLTLLFLPALYAAWFRVRRPEDGPGAVAV